One segment of Nakamurella flava DNA contains the following:
- a CDS encoding PLP-dependent aminotransferase family protein produces the protein MTSEQFVSGVVLPPVVLDRSAGRSLAVQVADALRTAAAGGALRPGDRLPSTRTLAQELAVSRTVTAAAYDQLLAEGWIAARRGSGTTVVGTPGRSAADAPRPAPAGAPGSAPRDLISLRAGVPCVEVLDGAAWRRAWRIVGDVRVESRLDAAGLPEFRAVVGEHLLRHRGLPVGPSAIIATTGSTAALAELGRCLPAGLPIAVEDPGYVSGAAALASAGHPLVGVPVDDEGLIVDAVPAGVAAVCVTPAHQYPMGARMSARRRVALVERARRDGFLVIEDDYDGELRYDVAPLPLLAALGPDVVAHLGTASKMLTPVLGCGWLVAPPEVTAAVLAARAATGTRPPTAGQHVVVALARAGDLGRHLRRLRRELAGRRATVVQAVQRAGWPVLGDPAGAHVVVDLVGGSGADEQLIVVAAQALGVEVDGLARHHRRAGGRAGLVLGYAGPTRADLDRALAVMTRVLAQARG, from the coding sequence GTGACCAGTGAGCAGTTCGTGTCGGGTGTCGTGCTGCCCCCGGTGGTCCTCGACCGGTCGGCAGGCCGTTCGCTCGCCGTCCAGGTGGCTGACGCGCTGCGAACGGCGGCCGCGGGCGGCGCGCTCCGCCCGGGCGATCGCCTGCCGTCGACCCGGACATTGGCCCAGGAACTGGCGGTGAGCCGGACCGTCACCGCCGCCGCCTACGACCAGCTGCTGGCCGAGGGGTGGATCGCGGCCCGCCGGGGCAGCGGGACGACCGTGGTCGGCACGCCGGGCCGTTCAGCGGCGGACGCCCCCCGGCCGGCTCCGGCGGGAGCGCCCGGGTCGGCGCCGCGCGACCTGATCTCGCTGCGGGCCGGTGTGCCCTGCGTCGAGGTGCTGGACGGGGCGGCCTGGCGGCGGGCCTGGCGGATCGTCGGGGACGTGCGGGTCGAGTCCCGGTTGGACGCGGCCGGGCTGCCCGAGTTCCGCGCCGTCGTCGGCGAGCACCTGCTGCGCCACCGCGGCCTGCCCGTCGGACCGTCGGCGATCATCGCCACCACCGGGAGCACGGCCGCCCTCGCCGAGCTGGGGCGGTGTCTGCCGGCCGGCTTGCCCATCGCCGTCGAGGACCCCGGGTACGTGTCCGGGGCGGCGGCCCTGGCCTCCGCCGGTCATCCGCTCGTCGGCGTGCCGGTCGACGACGAGGGACTGATCGTGGACGCCGTCCCGGCCGGAGTGGCGGCGGTCTGCGTGACCCCGGCCCACCAGTACCCGATGGGTGCCCGGATGTCGGCCCGTCGTCGGGTCGCGCTGGTCGAGCGGGCCCGGCGGGACGGGTTCCTGGTCATCGAGGACGACTACGACGGCGAACTCCGTTACGACGTCGCCCCGCTCCCGCTGCTCGCCGCCCTCGGACCGGACGTCGTCGCCCACCTCGGCACGGCCTCGAAGATGCTGACCCCCGTGCTGGGGTGCGGCTGGCTGGTGGCGCCGCCGGAGGTGACCGCGGCCGTGCTGGCCGCGCGGGCGGCCACCGGGACCCGTCCCCCGACGGCCGGTCAGCATGTCGTCGTGGCGCTGGCCAGGGCCGGTGACCTCGGTCGGCATCTGCGGCGCTTGCGGCGGGAGCTGGCCGGCCGCCGGGCCACGGTCGTCCAGGCCGTCCAGCGGGCCGGGTGGCCGGTTCTCGGCGACCCGGCCGGGGCCCATGTCGTCGTCGATCTCGTCGGCGGGAGCGGTGCGGACGAGCAGCTGATCGTCGTCGCGGCCCAGGCGCTGGGGGTCGAGGTGGACGGTCTGGCTCGCCATCATCGTCGGGCCGGCGGCCGGGCCGGTCTCGTCCTCGGATACGCCGGTCCGACCCGCGCCGACCTCGACCGCGCCCTGGCCGTGATGACGCGGGTGCTGGCGCAGGCCCGGGGGTGA
- a CDS encoding DNA polymerase III subunit gamma and tau, protein MALALYRKYRPASFAEVIGQEHVTDPLRTALAAGRINHAYLFSGPRGCGKTSSARILARSLNCEQGPTADPCGVCGSCIALAPEGPGSLDVVELDAASHGGVDDTRELRDRAFYMPAESRYRVFIIDEAHMVTTQGFNALLKIVEEPPEHLVFVFATTEPDKVLTTIRSRTHHYPFRLIPPTTMRGLLERLCAEEGVTVEPAVFPLLLRAGGGSARDTLSVLDQLLAGAGPDGVTYRHAVALLGVTDAALLDETVDALAAGDGASVFAAVDRVVEAGHDPRRFATDLLQRLRDLVVLAAVPDAAAKGLIDEPEDTVAAMTGQAERLGQASLTRFAEILHTGLVEMRGTTSPRLVLELMCARMLLPAAGDDSVLQRLERMERRMAIAADHGEPVAAVPPAIPPRRRSADEAPSAVAPSADGRPVGGPAAASRPEVGEAPPATPPSETRAPAAPAAAAPSAPTSPPVAAAPASPARASGGGLGLPTRPTLSSARGTRPPTPPAADRPTTDRDTAPGAPRRDGAGPDTTPPAVATDGARGGPDRRTERVPAADQRGERPAPGDGSRAVPDRQPDRPSGAAAPSRPAAAADGATPSSPSRSAAPGASSGAAPAGGPSGAVGEPDVTDVRRVWPEVLRRVQSRRRTTQILLESATIIGVEGGALVLSMPSPGMARRVLESANSDQLRAALREVLGVNWSIRCDAGGPTGGGRPARTGGPGPNRPAGGAPTPGGPVDDIPLPDGPSDPGPDFDSDIPDDYNEPPDPAQQTAARTHDPEAAAIELLTTQLGARPLDAPPASG, encoded by the coding sequence GTGGCCCTGGCTCTGTACCGCAAATACCGCCCGGCGTCCTTCGCCGAGGTCATCGGGCAGGAGCACGTCACCGATCCGCTGCGCACCGCTCTGGCGGCCGGCCGGATCAATCACGCCTACCTGTTCTCCGGCCCCCGTGGCTGCGGCAAGACGTCATCCGCCCGCATCCTCGCCCGCTCGCTGAACTGCGAGCAGGGCCCCACCGCGGATCCCTGCGGGGTGTGTGGGTCGTGCATCGCCCTGGCCCCCGAGGGGCCCGGTTCGCTGGACGTCGTCGAACTCGACGCGGCCAGCCACGGCGGTGTCGACGACACCCGTGAGCTGCGCGATCGCGCCTTCTACATGCCGGCCGAGTCGCGCTACCGCGTCTTCATCATCGACGAGGCTCACATGGTCACGACGCAGGGCTTCAACGCCCTGCTCAAGATCGTCGAGGAGCCCCCGGAGCACCTGGTCTTCGTCTTCGCGACGACGGAACCGGACAAGGTGCTGACCACCATCCGGTCCCGCACGCACCACTACCCGTTCCGCCTGATCCCGCCGACGACGATGCGCGGTCTGCTGGAGCGGTTGTGCGCGGAGGAGGGCGTGACCGTCGAGCCGGCGGTGTTCCCGCTGTTGCTGCGGGCCGGCGGCGGCTCCGCGCGCGACACCCTCTCGGTGCTCGACCAGCTGCTGGCCGGGGCCGGTCCCGACGGTGTCACCTATCGGCATGCGGTCGCCCTGCTGGGGGTCACCGACGCCGCCCTGCTCGACGAGACGGTCGACGCCCTGGCGGCCGGTGACGGCGCCTCGGTGTTCGCCGCGGTCGACCGGGTCGTCGAGGCCGGGCATGATCCGCGCCGGTTCGCCACCGACCTGTTGCAGCGGCTGCGCGACCTGGTCGTGCTGGCCGCCGTGCCGGACGCCGCAGCCAAGGGCCTCATCGACGAACCCGAGGACACGGTGGCCGCGATGACCGGCCAGGCCGAACGGCTGGGCCAGGCGTCGTTGACCCGGTTCGCCGAGATCCTGCACACCGGCCTGGTCGAGATGCGCGGCACCACCTCGCCCCGGCTGGTGCTGGAGCTGATGTGCGCGCGGATGCTGCTGCCCGCGGCCGGCGACGACAGCGTGCTGCAACGGCTGGAGCGGATGGAACGCCGGATGGCGATCGCCGCCGACCACGGCGAGCCGGTCGCGGCAGTTCCCCCGGCGATCCCCCCGCGCCGCCGCTCGGCGGACGAGGCGCCCAGCGCCGTGGCCCCGTCAGCCGACGGCCGGCCGGTGGGCGGTCCGGCCGCCGCGAGCCGACCGGAGGTCGGGGAAGCGCCGCCCGCGACACCGCCGAGCGAGACCCGGGCACCCGCGGCGCCGGCCGCGGCGGCACCGTCAGCGCCCACCAGCCCGCCGGTTGCGGCGGCACCGGCCTCGCCGGCCCGCGCGTCCGGCGGTGGCCTGGGGCTGCCCACCCGGCCGACCCTCAGCTCGGCCCGGGGTACGCGGCCACCGACGCCTCCCGCCGCCGACCGGCCCACCACGGATCGGGACACCGCCCCGGGCGCTCCACGACGGGACGGCGCCGGCCCCGACACCACCCCGCCGGCCGTCGCAACCGACGGCGCGCGCGGCGGTCCTGACCGCCGGACCGAGCGGGTACCGGCGGCGGACCAGCGGGGCGAACGGCCGGCTCCCGGCGACGGCTCCCGGGCCGTCCCGGACCGGCAGCCGGATCGCCCGTCGGGCGCCGCGGCGCCGTCCCGCCCGGCGGCCGCCGCAGACGGGGCGACCCCGTCGTCGCCGAGTCGCTCGGCCGCACCGGGGGCGTCGTCCGGCGCTGCCCCGGCCGGCGGTCCATCCGGTGCGGTGGGCGAACCGGACGTCACCGATGTGCGAAGGGTCTGGCCAGAGGTCCTGCGCCGCGTGCAGTCCCGCCGGCGGACCACCCAGATCCTGCTGGAGAGCGCCACCATCATCGGCGTCGAGGGTGGGGCACTGGTGCTGTCGATGCCGTCCCCCGGGATGGCCCGCCGGGTCCTCGAGTCCGCCAACTCCGATCAGCTGCGGGCTGCGCTCCGCGAGGTCCTCGGCGTGAACTGGAGCATCCGCTGCGACGCCGGGGGACCGACCGGCGGCGGTCGACCCGCGCGCACCGGCGGCCCGGGTCCGAACCGTCCGGCCGGCGGCGCACCCACGCCCGGCGGCCCGGTCGACGACATCCCGTTGCCCGACGGGCCGTCGGACCCTGGCCCCGACTTCGACAGCGACATCCCCGACGACTACAACGAGCCGCCCGACCCGGCCCAGCAGACGGCGGCCCGCACGCACGACCCGGAGGCCGCGGCCATCGAGCTGCTGACCACCCAGCTCGGCGCGCGGCCGTTGGACGCACCGCCCGCTTCCGGCTGA
- a CDS encoding VOC family protein, with protein sequence MAARLSELVLNCRDPERLAVFWCAVLDYVELGRETPDDGIEIGPTSGFGGAAPTIVFSRSPDPRPGPLRLHIDVNPVGQDQAAELQRLLALGAVHADVGQTGDETWHVLADPEGNEFCLLRRQLAPLGESGPGC encoded by the coding sequence ATGGCTGCCCGGTTGAGTGAGCTGGTCCTGAACTGCCGAGACCCCGAGCGGCTGGCCGTCTTCTGGTGCGCCGTCCTCGACTACGTCGAGCTGGGGCGGGAGACCCCCGACGACGGCATCGAGATCGGCCCGACCTCCGGTTTCGGCGGGGCCGCGCCGACGATCGTCTTCTCCCGATCGCCGGATCCGCGGCCCGGACCGCTCCGGCTGCACATCGATGTCAACCCGGTCGGGCAGGACCAGGCCGCCGAGCTGCAGCGGCTGTTGGCCCTGGGCGCCGTCCACGCCGACGTCGGGCAGACCGGCGATGAGACCTGGCATGTGCTGGCCGATCCCGAGGGCAACGAGTTCTGTCTGTTGCGTCGGCAGCTGGCCCCCCTGGGGGAGTCGGGCCCGGGCTGCTAG
- a CDS encoding TenA family protein has product MSSTLSDVPAPSAPPAAGSFTADLRAEYDDLFEAFWNHPFLRGLYDGTLPRECVQHYVEQDHQYLSSFVRCYGLGVSMSPDRDWMRWFNEQIAFVLNDEQHPHRVLCEAVGLDHAAVVHADLAPSAQAYVDHMALCARDSLGVLLSALLPCVWTYMEAATRALAAAEPPAVDNPFRGWWEFYATDECQAILADFRFRVDLLADQAGPAERSRMAEAFRLGLHHEVRFWQMAWTREDWTPPRG; this is encoded by the coding sequence ATGTCCAGCACCCTGTCCGACGTTCCCGCCCCCTCCGCGCCGCCGGCCGCCGGGTCGTTCACCGCCGATCTGCGGGCCGAGTACGACGACCTGTTCGAGGCGTTCTGGAACCACCCGTTCCTGCGTGGCCTGTACGACGGCACCCTGCCCCGGGAGTGCGTGCAGCACTACGTCGAGCAGGACCACCAGTACCTCAGTTCCTTCGTCCGCTGCTACGGCCTGGGCGTCTCGATGTCGCCCGACCGCGACTGGATGCGCTGGTTCAACGAGCAGATCGCCTTCGTCCTGAACGACGAGCAGCACCCCCACCGGGTGCTGTGCGAGGCGGTGGGGCTCGATCACGCCGCCGTCGTGCACGCCGATCTGGCGCCGTCGGCCCAGGCCTACGTCGATCACATGGCGTTGTGCGCGCGGGACAGCCTGGGGGTGCTGCTGTCGGCGCTGCTGCCCTGCGTGTGGACGTACATGGAGGCGGCGACCCGGGCCTTGGCCGCTGCCGAGCCGCCGGCGGTCGACAACCCGTTCCGCGGCTGGTGGGAGTTCTACGCGACCGACGAGTGCCAGGCCATCCTCGCCGACTTCCGTTTCCGGGTGGACCTTCTCGCGGACCAGGCCGGCCCGGCGGAGCGGTCCCGGATGGCCGAGGCGTTCCGGCTCGGCCTGCACCACGAGGTGCGGTTCTGGCAGATGGCCTGGACCCGGGAGGACTGGACCCCGCCCCGCGGCTGA